A single window of Nicotiana tomentosiformis chromosome 1, ASM39032v3, whole genome shotgun sequence DNA harbors:
- the LOC104105438 gene encoding probable carbohydrate esterase At4g34215: MAGRGGVVEKVWDGYVPPECRRNPAILRLNGNSIWEVAQEPLHYDIDLNKTCGIGPTMVFANDILEKDPEFGIIGLVPCAAGGTSIDKWSQGSSLYNEMIKRARIAVYGGGTIRAILWYQGERDTLTWEEAKSYKSKLEKLCQDLRSDLNSPLLPIFQVALASGQGRFIEGVREAQLGINLPNVITVDALGLPLEPDGLHLSTPAQVQLGYKLAHAFVKTHYTFKTTQ; the protein is encoded by the exons ATGGCTGGACGAGGAGGGGTCGTTGAGAAAGTTTGGGATGGCTATGTACCACCGGAATGTCGCCGGAATCCGGCAATCCTCCGGCTAAATGGAAACTCAATATGGGAAGTAGCCCAAGAGCCTCTACATTACGACATTGACCTGAACAAGACTTGTGGTATAGGACCAACAATGGTGTTTGCCAATGATATCTTGGAGAAAGACCCTGAATTCGGGATCATAGGGTTAGTCCCTTGCGCCGCTGGAGGGACGAGCATCGATAAATGGTCACAGGGTTCCAG TCTATACAATGAAATGATTAAAAGAGCGAGAATAGCCGTGTATGGTGGTGGAACAATTAGAGCAATTCTTTGGTATCAAGGGGAAAGAGATACATTAACTTGGGAAGAAGCAAAGTCTTACAAGAGCAAATTGGAGAAACTTTGTCAGGACTTGCGTAGTGATTTGAACTCTCCATTGCTTCCTATTTTTCAG GTAGCCCTAGCTTCTGGACAAGGACGCTTTATTGAGGGGGTGAGAGAAGCCCAGCTTGGAATTAACCTTCCCAATGTAATTACTGTAGATGCTTTGGGCCTACCTTTGGAGCCAGATGGGCTTCACCTTAGTACTCCAGCCCAAGTCCAACTTGGATATAAGTTGGCTCATGCATTTGTAAAAACCCATTATACATTTAAAACAACGCAATAG
- the LOC104105436 gene encoding ATP synthase subunit O, mitochondrial has product MAMAARVRSTLPLLRKALCSDSRSALYPALLSDHELSRNYATAPAKEQKVKVPVTMYGVSGNYASALYIAAVKASALEKVESEILDLIEASKKSPKFSQFMKDLSVPTDTRVKAISDICAQAKFGDLTRNFLVVLAENGRLKHIDAIAKRFAELTMAHKGELKATVTTVIPLPPEEEKELKETLQDVMGKGKKVNIEQKIDPSILGGLVIEFGQKVFDMSIRTRARQMERLLKEPLNF; this is encoded by the exons ATGGCAATGGCAGCGCGAGTTAGATCCACGCTCCCTCTCCTCCGCAAAGCCCTTTGCTCCGATTCAAGATCCGCTCTTTATCCCGCACTCCTCTCCGATCATGAG TTGTCAAGGAATTATGCTACTGCCCCAGCCAAAGAGCAAAAAGTTAAG GTTCCTGTGACGATGTATGGGGTTTCTGGAAATTATGCCTCAGCTTTGTACATCGCAGCTGTAAAAGCTAGTGCATTAGAGAAGGTCGAGTCCGAGATTTTGGACCTTATTGAGGCTTCAAAGAAAAGTCCTAAATTTTCtcagtttatgaaggatctctcTGTGCCTACAGATACAAGAGTGAAGGCCATAAGTGACATCTGTGCACAGGCTAAATTTGGAGATCTCACAAGGAACTTCTTGG TTGTTTTGGCCGAAAATGGGAGGCTGAAACATATTGATGCCATAGCAAAAAGGTTTGCAGAGTTAACCATGGCACACAAGGGGGAGCTTAAAGCCACTGTAACAACTGTTATT CCTCTTCCTCCCGAAGAggagaaagaattgaaggagacaTTGCAAGACGTGATGGGAAAAGGGAAGAAGGTGAACATTGAACAGAAG ATTGATCCTAGCATTCTTGGTGGGCTTGTGATAGAATTTGGGCAGAAAGTTTTTGACATGTCGATAAGGACTAGGGCACGCCAGATGGAGAGACTCTTGAAGGAACCTCTCAACTTTTGA